From one Lotus japonicus ecotype B-129 chromosome 3, LjGifu_v1.2 genomic stretch:
- the LOC130748849 gene encoding protein gamma response 1 encodes MAEQDVAAPGESHRNPPKLGFPLPPAAAGDEKLISGLSTILVASIQEARDRISQIEYVFCSQIYPHFQSTSKHSDSKRRRIEELEREVDEGMALHKTLTELVRSKELSLRASEEKRKSAVAKLERCESETASLLGRIDELEERLRRKTREAEELELKRVESEGSYRNLVENVESMSCELQAEKLKRNRLTEAYKRLKSQHVYLRQKVGLTEENMLSRSKSPPGSDKHQSPVTEPGLAFEDPDITMGACKATDMESEIPEEDFGGLENATPDVFVSVRDANEVKEKTLGDDRGANLIPPSSSFYVRPKCPSSDHPLAISAGLENTTPDVFVSVRDANEVKEKTLEDDRGGKLIPPSSSFYVRPKCPSSAKVASVSGTKRPAPSWRLTRSHQSRAGPDPHDDFLDTPLENIRVNLNKDLNKADLPCPIQKDISMNSSDDETQDLNAESSPQKKQSSITVADKRSFKYIEPVMKKAELEHLNKDLKPGLPCPIQRDKCMDSSDDETQDLNAKSSPQKKQSSITVADKKSFKYIEPVRKKAERENLKGVECKQCRKFYDAVLPNADGKDPDNSKQNFRCEHLDGVSRHRYRYVPPMTPEGFWNIGFESEM; translated from the exons ATGGCCGAACAAGACGTAGCAGCACCGGGAGAATCTCACCGGAACCCTCCCAAATTAGGGTTCCCACTACCACCCGCCGCCGCCGGCGACGAGAAACTCATCTCCGGCCTCAGCACCATCCTCGTCGCATCGATCCAAGAAGCCAGAGACAGGATCTCACAGATCGAGTACGTTTTCTGCTCCCAGATCTACCCGCACTTCCAATCCACTTCAAAGCACTCCGACTCCAAACGCCGTCGCATCGAGGAGCTCGAGCGCGAGGTCGACGAAGGCATGGCGCTGCACAAGACGCTGACGGAGCTGGTTCGATCCAAGGAGTTGTCACTGAGAGCCAGCGAGGAGAAGCGGAAATCCGCGGTCGCGAAACTGGAACGTTGCGAGAGTGAAACGGCGTCGCTTTTGGGGAGAATTGATGAGTTGGAGGAGAGGCTGCGGAGGAAAACGCGAGAGGCTGAGGAACTGGAATTGAAGAGGGTGGAGAGCGAGGGTTCGTATCGGAACCTTGTTGAGAATGTGGAATCGATGAGTTGTGAGTTGCAGGCTGAGAAATTGAAGAGAAATCGCTTAACTGAAGCCTATAAGAGGCTGAAATCTCAGCATGTTTATCTTCGTCAGAAGGTTGGTCTCACTGAAGAAAATATGCTTAGCCGAAGCAAATCGCCGCCGGGGAGTGACAAGCATCAGAGTCCAGTCACAGAACCTG GTCTTGCATTTGAAGACCCTGACATTACTATGGGTGCTTGTAAAGCAACAGACATGGAGAGTGAAATCCCAGAGGAAGACTTTGGAG GCCTTGAGAACGCAACTCCTGATGTGTTTGTTTCCGTGCGTGATGCAAATGAAGTGAAGGAGAAAACATTGGGGGATGACAGAGGAGCCAATTTGATTCCTCCGTCTTCCAGTTTCTATGTTCGCCCAAAATGTCCATCCAGTGATCATCCGCTTGCTATTAGTGCAGGCCTTGAGAACACAACTCCTGATGTGTTTGTTTCCGTGCGTGATGCAAATGAAGTGAAGGAGAAAACATTGGAGGATGACAGAGGAGGCAAATTGATTCCTCCATCTTCGAGTTTCTATGTTCGACCAAAATGTCCATCCAGTGCAAAGGTAGCTTCTGTATCTGGTACTAAGCGGCCTGCACCTTCCTGGAGGCTAACCCGGTCCCATCAAAGTCGAGCAGGCCCTGACCCTCATGATGATTTTCTTGATACTCCTCTTGAGAATATCAGAGTAAATTTAAATAAGGATTTGAACAAGGCAGATCTCCCATGCCCAATTCAGAAAGACATTAGCATGAACAGCTCAGATGATGAAACACAGGATTTGAATGCCGAAAGCAGTCCTCAGAAGAAGCAATCTTCAATTACAGTGGCTGATAAAAGGAGCTTTAAGTACATTGAACCAGTGATGAAGAAAGCTGAGCTAGAACATTTAAATAAGGATTTGAAGCCAGGTCTCCCATGCCCAATTCAGAGAGACAAATGCATGGACAGCTCAGATGATGAAACACAGGATTTGAATGCCAAAAGCAGTCCTCAGAAGAAGCAATCTTCAATTACAGTGGCTGATAAAAAGAGCTTTAAGTACATTGAACCAGTGAGGAAGAAAGCGGAGCGAGAAAATTTAAAAGGAGTTGAATGCAAACAATGCCGAAAGTTCTATGATGCTGTTCTTCCTAATGCTGATGGTAAGGACCCTGATAACAGTAAGCAGAATTTCCGCTGTGAACATCTTGATGGTGTTTCTAGGCATCGGTACAGGTATGTTCCTCCCATGACTCCTGAAGGATTTTGGAACATTGGATTTGAATCTGAAATGTAA